Genomic segment of Pseudorca crassidens isolate mPseCra1 chromosome 10, mPseCra1.hap1, whole genome shotgun sequence:
CATTTGCACATTGCCTTACTTTTTCTCTATAATGTATTGAGAtcagttaaaaaaattctgtgagaTGTGAGGTATAAAGTATTCATTAAGTCCACAGATAGTCTTGCTAGCAACAACATAAGAGAAAGTGAAGCACATCCAAATCTAGAATAAGTGTCTACCTCATTGAAGACAAATCCCTGCCTCATCCAGGACAAAATTTATTGAAATCAATGGATAGTTTGTAAATGTAGTTATTACTAATTGAGTATTTTCCATATATCATCaacaattgaaaataaaattaacagaaaTTTGTATTATAATGAAATTAACTTTAACGTAACAAAGATAAAGTTATAATTGAAGAACAGATATCTGCATGGCATCTACATATAGAGCCACTAATCTTTTGACAGACTCTGTCAGTGTGTCTCTATTAACTTCTGAGGGAATGGGTGCCTTGATTTCAATAAGCGTTGTAGATTAGTTTAGAAAGAAATATGTGTAcagtagaaaaggaaatataatcatTTAATGTACCTTGAAAAAAAGTCCTTTACAGCCAGCTGGTTCATCTAAGGCAATAGTCAAGGCGTCATCCTGATTTGTGACCTCTGGGGAAGACCTGGCAGTTAGTTCTAAGTATTGTGAGCAACAAATGTCTATTTCTTTTGTGATAAGATACACCACAACGTACATTTTTTCAAATGACATACTGTGTTAGTTTAGACTTGAACGATGAGATAAACTGATAGCATTTGGTTTTTCAAGCAAAGGAGTAAATCCTCCCCTTACTCATAAGGGAATTCCATCAAGGTGCAAACAGGCCCAAAGATGAAGATTTGATTTATTTACCTGGTTTATATATCTCTTAGGCAGTTTAATTTTCTGCGTAATAGGAGAATTGGCTGGGACTTTTCaactttatagttttcaaaaatttAGTCTTTATGAATTTTCATCTGGGGATAAAGGATGACTCACCTTTTATTCCAATCCCTCTCCTTCTTCCACAGATTTTATTCTGATTGCTATATactaaaagacaaagaaacaaccaaaaaagTATTTAGCTTGGAAATTATCATCTAATTATTTGGATTAATGGAGAAGATGGGAGGCTCACGTGACACATGACacaacaagaaacaaaaatcatttaTGTTCTGTTTATTTACAGGACTCGGTTACCATGAGTGTGGGATGGAGATggtgaaagaaaataactttttttctttcttcctttctttatttttcatgtcaTGATGAGTGTACATTCTCTATATGGAAACACACAACAAGCCAGTTAGTAGCAACTCAAATAGATATATGAGACACTAAGGAGGCAGTTTCCAAATTCTGGACAAGCTGTTAGAAAAAGctcaaaaaagggaagaaatttcAGAGGGCAGGCAAGGCTGAAGTGGGCGTTGAAACATGGGTAGGCTTTGGGTCAACAAAGGGGAAGAGTACATTTGACAGTGGATTTAACAAACATTAATTGCTTTTAGACATTATTACTATACTAAATTTAGATCCATTTTAGATAAATTAGGTAACTTATTTACGTAAATTAAATTCATTGAAAATCACAACCTAAATAAAAAATCAGCCATAGTGGAAGCTTCCAAACTTTATAGATAATGGCTTTTGACCTAAAAGAGACACGTAAGCATTGTTGAGTGCCTGGTTCTCATTTATGACAACCTGAACGACGCGGAATTTGGTTTTCTTCACTGGTTCCAGGCAAAgttaaaatagcattaaaaatacCAACCAAAGCaactttaaaatagaaacagattttttttcagaaaaaagttTGAGATAAACGCCCTCAAGCTTCTCGCCTTCATCGGACCCCAAATAGTCATGTTTAGTCTTGCAATGTTTCCAATTATATGGATATAGGGCAAAACGAAAGCAATATTCTAATTAGAAATAAAGCGCTGGTATTTCTCAGGCTGAAAATCACATCCACCAAGTTCCCTTCTTTCTaaagaaaattttgatttttaattaaatctCATTCTCGAAAGGGAAAAAGcactaagaaaaagacaaaaatgaaaaaagcaagaacTACCCgaaaatgtttattaaagagCTTCTGTGTGCTAGACTGAGAAGCAGGAAGTAGATTCCTCCCGCGTACCGAAAGCCCCGGTCTCTTCCTGGATGCCGGCAACCAATCAGGCCGTGGAGGGAAAGAGCGGGCACCCAGGCAAATTTAAACTGCCCGCGCAATCTCTGCACCCCGCAGGAATCCAATTCTTTGTCCCAGAGCCATGAGTATTTGGATTTACTacgaatttaaaaattaactcctCCCTCGTTACTTAACCCTAAATGGTAACAGAATTGGTATCTGAACCCTTTTAAATATACGAAGTACCTAAACGACAATGAAAAGGCCAGGGCAGGGTTACAAGGAGTTCCAGAGCTTTGCCAGGGTCAGGTAACATTTGAGGTTAGCGTATCTCAAGCTTACCGTGACAGTAAAGTCCTAAAGGACTGTTCAGTAATTGCTCTACTTCGCAGACTAAGTACTGTAATGAGCTACGAAGGCCCAGCGCAGAAACAAAACCAGCACCAGCTCTCTCTATTGAGCATATGGTGGCTCTTAAAAGAGCCGTTAAATTGTTTGCAGCCAACTCACTGTTTACTTGGCGCTGGTGTACTTGGTAACAGCCTTGGTGCCCTCGGACACGGCGTGCTTGGCCAGCTCCCCGGGCAGCAGCAAGCGCACGGCCGTCTGGATCTCCCTGGACGTGATGGTCGAACGCTTGTTGTAATGCGCCAGGCGCGACGCCTCGCCCGCGATGCGCTCGAAAATGTCGTTGACAAACGAGTTCATGATGCCCATGGCCTTAGACGAGATACCGGTGTCCGGGTGGACCTGCTTCAGCACCTTGTACACATAGATGGAATAACTCTCCTTGCGGCTGCGTTTGCGCTTCTTACCATCTTTCTTCTGCGCCTTAGTTACCGCCTTCTTGGAGCCCTTTTTCGGAGCAGGAGCAGATTTAGCTGCTTCCGGCATGATGAAAAACTCAAAAGAatttaagagaaagagaaatagcgTGGTAAAAGATACGATGTGTCTCTTTTATATAGAAACTCTTATGCAAATAAGGTGATAAGTTAAAG
This window contains:
- the LOC137231700 gene encoding histone H2B type 1-J-like, producing MPEAAKSAPAPKKGSKKAVTKAQKKDGKKRKRSRKESYSIYVYKVLKQVHPDTGISSKAMGIMNSFVNDIFERIAGEASRLAHYNKRSTITSREIQTAVRLLLPGELAKHAVSEGTKAVTKYTSAK